The following coding sequences are from one Lolium rigidum isolate FL_2022 chromosome 6, APGP_CSIRO_Lrig_0.1, whole genome shotgun sequence window:
- the LOC124663460 gene encoding uncharacterized protein LOC124663460, whose protein sequence is MFWMDKWSGDTALKDRFPNLFSIANAQMCTVAQGASQRFQHINPWIFTLFSSWPFTCGTARASWLAESLQALNYRLSLTLGKSDATTIPYPPLHASRSHGQLGPRASRYGYVRAWSFVCWDCRLCARLLHWACCSIRPVINESRLINPFNNFFSPTRRSIRLAFPSRCFVPLPSPPPLPLDPPSSPGSVRLIGHGPAFSWVWLRSSPCWRLPGQLPASGWKLTPQPIVCVCSWLFGTVSCCWDSFFLRLLAAGTCCWTCLSRISCFSGCSPSPILLCICWSWSLLTVGCRTMPTCVRWTVMVPSLEAWSLRSLLSSRSPRPPGFFSGRPCRPVRSLRSRNRPCRPFASYSVCTGL, encoded by the exons ATGTTCTGGATGGACAAATGGTCTGGCGATACCGCGCTTAAAGATAGATTCCCCAACCTGTTCAGCATTGCCAACGCTCAGATGTGCACGGTGGCTCAG ggggcctcacagcgttTTCAGCACATCAACCCTTGGATTTTCACACTGTTTTCATCTTGGCCGTTCACTTGTGGCACGGCGCGCGCGTCCTGGTTGGCTGAGAGCCTCCAGGCTCTAAATTACCGTCTGTCCCTCACGCTAGGAAAGAGTGATGCAACAACCATTCCCTACCCGCCTCTGCATGCGTCCAGGTCCCACGGGCAGTTGGGTCCGCGCGCCAGCCGCTACGGCTACGTGCGTGCTTG GTCGTTCGTCTGCTGGGATTGCCGCCTCTGCGCGCGGCTGCTTCATTGGGCCTGCTGTTCGATTCGTCCCGTG ATTAACGAATCACGCCTGATTAATCCATTCAACAATTTTTTTTCCCCAACGAGGAGATCCATCCGCCTCGCTTTTCCCTCTCGTTGCTTCGTTCCTCTTCCGTCGCCTCCTCCCCTGCCTCTAGATCCGCCGTCCTCCCCCGGCTCCGTCCGCCTCATCGGCCATGGCCCTGCTTTCTCGTGGGTTTGGTTAAG GTCGTCGCCTTGCTGGAGATTACCGGGTCAGCTGCCCGCATCTGGTTGGAAGTTGACTCCTCAGCCTATTGTTTGCGTCTGCTCCTG GTTATTTGGTACTGTGAGTTGTTGCTGGGACTCCTTCTTTCTCAG GTTACTTGCTGCTGGTACCTGCTGCTGGACTTGCCTGTCTAGGATTTCTTGTTTCTCAG GATGTTCGCCGTCTCctattctcctctgcatttgttgGAGTTGGTCGCTTCTCACTGTCGGTTGTCGTACCATGCCTACCTGCGTGAGGTGGACGGTGATGGTTCCGTCCTTGGAGGCGTGGAGCTTGAGATCGCTGTTGTCCAGCAGGAGCCCGCGCCCACCCGGTTTTTTTTCTGGTCGTCCGTGTCGTCCGGTTCGCAGTCTCCGTTCGAGGAATCGGCCTTGCAGGCCATTCGCTTCTTACAGCGTCTGTACGGGTTTGTGA